One part of the Desulfatiglans sp. genome encodes these proteins:
- a CDS encoding DUF3783 domain-containing protein has product MEKASGFNRIERSDKKMYGVRGLLVCGYPEEERNTFLDFISKLNMEDVPVIFTVNSDLERGVGELLTLKHKEGITSPSDLPRSIIMSGLSQDELHGLMDAYRGAGFVSQIWATLTPANESWSLKTLLVELLTEARAMQKKQ; this is encoded by the coding sequence ATGGAGAAGGCGAGCGGATTTAACAGGATTGAGAGGTCAGACAAGAAGATGTACGGCGTGAGGGGGCTTCTTGTGTGCGGATACCCTGAAGAGGAGAGGAATACCTTTCTGGATTTCATATCCAAGCTGAACATGGAAGATGTGCCTGTCATATTTACAGTAAACAGTGATCTTGAAAGGGGAGTTGGAGAACTCCTGACCCTGAAACATAAAGAGGGCATAACCAGCCCTTCTGACCTGCCAAGATCGATCATAATGTCAGGACTAAGCCAGGATGAACTGCATGGCCTCATGGATGCATACAGGGGTGCAGGGTTTGTGAGTCAGATATGGGCGACCCTTACACCGGCAAATGAGTCATGGAGCCTCAAAACCCTTCTTGTAGAGCTGCTGACAGAGGCCCGCGCAATGCAGAAGAAACAATAG